The Silene latifolia isolate original U9 population chromosome Y, ASM4854445v1, whole genome shotgun sequence sequence acagcagtgtggccatcattgctcccacacctctcacatgtgacggtctcccctctagtaagaacatggaccgtgtgaggctccccagcagcatgtaactccaacttgtcaaatctagcattcatggcttccagctgggccacaacctgcttatcgactgcatgaactgttcttatactatccctcgggtttccatactcagcactgtgattcgccatctcttcaataagggcccatcccttatcatcatctgtattttcctggaatctcccattcgatgccgcatcaagtatggctctgtggtcgtcatacaacccattgtaaaactgaTTAGCTATAAaacatgggtcaaaaccatggtgaggaatagacctcaccaacttcttgaatcgtgaccacgcctcatataaagtctcatcgggagcctgcttgaaactggtaatcttggccctcagcagattggtgcgctgtggagggaaatatctcttgtaaaaggcaagagcaagagactcccaatctgtaacccctACAGCTGTgtggtccaagtcagtcagccactccctagctgaatcagtcaaagaaaaaggaaacagaacctccttaatcttgtcttgagttacccccttagtggcggggatagtagaacaatagtctgtaaagacctccatgtgcttcctcgggtcttcacctgccacacctctataaagaTTTCTCTTTACCAGATTTatgtaggaaggacggatgtcgaatgtattctcATCCTCAGTctgaagattgaaaccctttggaattgaggttgctttaggcaccgaatgactagaaagttttggcatctttacttgttgatcggcagaaataggaatgtcttctgcgaaaagagaatgatctagctctggcttgaaagtactcaagtcttcctttcgcgattttctttgcagacggagtctatgcctgaacaatCTCTCTGGTTCTCGAATCACCAAAACTAACTCAAACCCGTCGACccgggcataaacaacactgaaagaaaataaataagaactgcctcaaggaataaaaattccctgagacagataaaataaacgaaacaaagacagatagggcaattgcctcctcggcaacggcgccaaaatttgatacgtctgtcgtgtacctattaaaaataaactaactaaactaactatatagctagggaagtcaggtcgatctcctcagggaggcaagatatctgtagaagtccgtctatttggtcataaatgggggggttgtttgaattgttttctaaactacaaagtttaaaggaagagaagtagagacaagagcagtaaggcaagaaaataggattaaactatcagatagagaagggacatgtcgggaattatgttcactacggtagtccagtgactcagctgtaaacaactcagacgaattaatgcaagacggatgtggaaaggtcctttcggtccactttctatcctaaaataccactaacttaactttcattctcgtcagggtagtctactgttcatagcaggcctatttagtccaatctttcgatctaggattaattttagccagattaaagaggtgactcagaagcgtgcaatcaactaagtcgataaatataattaaattgctatggtgacagaatctcacaattaattcatctatttcatttactacatcgtcacattcctaccgcagatcccctaatcccaacatgcattAAATTTAGCTACTCGTAACGCTATCaatatcaaaactaataacaaatgacgaattaataataaacataatgaaataaataataaaatgcataaaagagaattagggcaaaggactaaatcaagtaaacaaggaattaaaacaaacaaaggattgattattattaagagaagagaaaggaattacaatcgtgggaatccggcgtaaagaacaatcgaatccgagcaaagtaaatcccaaagtaaagttacagtgaagaggaatgtagaacgcagtaaagtttgataGATAAAAGCTAAGTAAAATGATAGATAATGAATGATTAGAtacctaataacctagtaaatgcgtgcttaaatagaaaaacaacttAGTTtataaaacaactcacgggctaattaaagcccacgccagcagaaaccactcgatcgagtggaataaaaccactcgatcgagcaaacctcagcacaatctactcgattgagtagaatagttactcgatcgagtaactctcttttcagcacctgtcgatcgagcatagtaaccactcgatcgaccaactaggactctgaaaaccactcgatcgagtggtaaaactactcgatcgagtcttctgtcttcaattcagctcaagtcCACATCtgactgcctcgtaatccgtgccttgACGCactccaatgcagtatctcactctggaaaatcccatctcctctaaatgcatgctaaaaggacgaaaaagggtacgattccactactttcgcgttcatttctacaaaaaggacaaaacgaaccaaagtagccaattcggggcaaaatactataaaaacagtataaaaatgcatagaaatacgtgctgaaataggctaaaaagactatacattaggcacgtatcagcagCTAGCTTAGACAACGCATctacaaactgattttcttctctcGGGAGGTGAACCTATCGAATATCCTCGAAGTACTTTTCCAATTCTTCGATCTTGGTTTGATATGGGGCCAAACTTTGGCTCTTAATTTTCATGACCcacccacttgattgatcacaagGGACGAGTCTCCATGTACTAACAACTTCTTCACACCCAAGTCTAGAGCACTGCGTAAACCAAGCAAACATGCTTCATATTTAGCGACGTTGTTTATGACATTGAAATCTAGATTGATGGGCACGGGCACGTGTTCACCTGTTGGCAAGATAAGGTGAATGCCCACTCCATATCCTATAttgtttgatgctccatcaaaatacaaatcccatacgtcattctcgaCATGTACCACGtcttcgtcgggaaatgaccaagtgtcgacGACTTTTGTTTCTTCGATTGGATTGTTGGCGAGGAAATcggcaaccgcccttcccttaaTCACTTTaaaaggtacatatttgagatcgaactctgataaCATGAGGGTCCATCTCGACATTCTTCCATTCAgcactggtttttcaaacaagtacttgattggatccattttggagtagacACTTACactgtagctaagcatgtaatgtcttAATTTTTTCCTTGCCCAGACTAAGGCCAAACACGTCCTTTTCAAGAGGTGTATACTTTACTTCATAGTCTAAGCACTTTTTACTGATGTAGTAAATAGCTTTTTCTTCTTTGTCAACtgtttgggctaacatagcctCCATTGTTGCATCCGTAACAGTTAGATACAGTGATAATAGCAACCCCGCTACTGGTGGGCTTAAAACTGATGGAGAAGACAACACTTCCTTTACTTTATCGAACGCGGCCTGACACTGGTCATCCCACATCACATGTTCTTCGACCTTcagtttcttgaagattggttcacaaatcatcgTCAACTTCGCGACGAAATGGCTTATGTATTGAactcttcccaggaaacctcgaatttctttctcggtCTCGGGATGGGGCATTTCCATAATGGCTTTTATCTTTGATGGGTCTacttcgatgccacggtggctaacgatatgaCCCAATAGTTTGCCAGAGGTGATCCCGAAAGCACACTTCTGTggattcagtctcatgttgtactttcgcaatcTTTGAAAGAATTTTCGTATCGCCCCAAGATTACCACTACGTTCCTTTGACTTGaatatcatgtcatcgacataaacttcaacttctttgtgcatcatatcatgtagcaacGTCGTTGTTGTTCTCTGGTACGTTGCCCCGGCATTTATGAAACTGAAAGGCATTACCGTGTAACAATAAGTTCCCCATTGTGACGTAAATGTTGTCTTAttcatgtcttcctcggccatcttAATTCGATTGTAACCGGCATATTCATCCATGAAAGATAGTAATGCATGATTTGAGGTAATGTCAACCAAGATAACGATGTGAGGTAACGGAAAGTCGCCCTTCGGACTAGCTTTGTTTAGGTCCCGAAAGTGATGTGACTCCTacttacgcacatttagtcccccaactaacctagttcctatgctttttagtatgtattagggttgtttcttgtctttagcctccttctatgcatactctatgaggtttggtgtcctttgtatgagaagagcactaacttgaCTAGATGAAGTAAAGCGGAGCTAAATTGTTAGCATGTAACGACCAAGCACCAAAGAGGAAACCagtactaaaggcctaagtcaataaaacaagtgattGGGCAATGACTAAGGATCCCCACAACCTATGAAGGATCCCCAAGGATTGGAAGGGAGCCATTACAAGAACAAATTGCTtagaaccaaaccaagagttacttgtctggctctgaaaatattctagatgaaacggcgtcgaaaaataaagtagtctaggcttttgaatcactccaataaaagtccggatgaggaaatgacgtccgttttacaatccgagctcaaatagacaagctgggcAGAAAGTCGCCCGACCTGAGCAAAGAGTCGCCCGACCTAAGACCCAGGACGCCCgacccctcaatgatccccacggatcttgaggcagtcaaagaagaagaaACCACTGGCTCACAATCCGGGCGTTTCATACCCAGTCCGGGCGTCTCAGTGACCAATCTGAGCGTCCCGAGCATAGGACGAGCGTCTGTCTCTGCACAAGATGTGGGGCTCCTCCTgagacttgcaaggctctaatctccttctaaaagggtctaatcgtcatttaagcccttagttaacctaatccttgtattaCTATAAaaaccccatttgtaataatcaagagattaacccctcttagtggaggcaaagctttcttagattagattaggagtagattagaaaaGATTagcctttaatcattccacaaattacaATTTAATCTCTCCTCAACTATTTCTCAAACAATCATAGATTTAGCTttgtacttgaagaattcttgggtttgttttggggaattgacaactctccaccattaatcaaagggtttcttctattgttcttccatttcctttgttcaattcaagttgtttacattcggatctcttgggtatgtatttgatgattaagtgacaagtcttaatatttattcaaggattcttctttatttatatTCATTTTTACTCTCCAAGTTGGTAacactcttaatccctctttatttacttgttaatctcttgtttattatcttgcttaatcatcatgttcacttgtgttgtgatgtttgacaccattgctagcataataatcatgatgagtagtaagtagtctcttagctaggaaaagtgggggattaggggagctacaacatgggggtagatccatccttaatctaatatgttatcataagattgcttgcttgttgaagTATCAtcatatgcacatgttatgtttgataaaatgcttgactatgaaaccttgcatttacacatctcttatctattcaacaagacttgtaagatataaactaacttgagtcttgttagaccatgcatagaagtgaatagaaggaaagtaagtcgacttgtaggtgttgcacagtcttgatcgactcggctccgggacccaaatcttcctatgaattgtaagacataaactaactcgattccactacaacaataatttccttgcaactatgtaaacatgtttgtatgatcaccgtaatgaatcccctatgaacccatgacatcctagtgcttttaatcatttgtttacatcctttaatTTGTTGCTTGCATTGCCtttcattgctttcattagtttagaatcatcaacccaaccaattgtgacaaatctaatgcaactacaattagattgaacaatttgagttcccccccgtcctttgggtttgaccccgacttgcttgctatgctagtagttgggtataaatgtgtttgagagcgtacaaCGACAAGCTCATAAGAAAGTCCACGCACACGCAAACTTTACCATCTTTTTTTGGTACTGCACTACATTGGCGACCCAATCCAAAtattctgacaccttgatgaacccggctttgagctGTTTATCAATTTCCTCCTTAACCTTTAAAGACCACTTCGAACGCATTCTGCGTAGCTTCTGCTTTACTggtttgaaccctggtttgatcgggatcctgtgctctgcaatttccctatcaattccCGGCATGTCTTTATAAGAGCATGCGAAAAAAATCTTTGAACTCACCCAGAAGGTCAAAGAACACTTGTCTCTCTACGGGATCTAAGGTAGTTCCTATCTTAAGCTTTTGTGGTTCTAGGGTGGTTTCCACATTGGTAGTTTCAGTATCTTCGATCACCGAGTTTCTTTGGTCATATTCTTCTAACCCTCTAACCAATTGTAGAGGTGGTTctacctcctcttcttcttcttcaacctGTTCACCTTCGGcctcattctcaatgtcactactaaaacaattattttcaaaaattgaattgcaatgtaaataaaacaagtcgtaagcaaactggttcatcttattattattgatttgaaactgCGCGAAATGTggtaacatttgagccaactgatcgGAGGTCAGCGGCGAGACAACAGAGGTGCCCGAGACAGACCCCGGGATACCAGAATTAGAAAGGGGTGCATTGAAAGGAAAGTCTTGGGAGAGGGTGGCTtcgacacctgactccttagactcaaactTGGGACTCTTATCAGACTCGggctcagactcagactcggaacCGTCATCTAGCTCGAATATTTCTCCTTCTAAGGGCAGTAGAACTTCTGGTCTGTGATGCAGTAGT is a genomic window containing:
- the LOC141631790 gene encoding uncharacterized protein LOC141631790 — encoded protein: MDPIKYLFEKPVLNGRMSRWTLMLSEFDLKYVPFKVIKGRAVADFLANNPIEETKVVDTWSFPDEDVVHVENDVWDLYFDGASNNIGYGVGIHLILPTGEHVPVPINLDFNVINNVAKYEACLLGLRSALDLGVKKLLVHGDSSLVINQVGGS
- the LOC141631791 gene encoding putative mitochondrial protein AtMg00860, translated to MIFKSKERSGNLGAIRKFFQRLRKYNMRLNPQKCAFGITSGKLLGHIVSHRGIEVDPSKIKAIMEMPHPETEKEIRGFLGRVQYISHFVAKLTMICEPIFKKLKVEEHVMWDDQCQAAFDKVKEVLSSPSVLSPPVAGLLLSLYLTVTDATMEAMLAQTVDKEEKAIYYISKKCLDYEVKYTPLEKDVFGLSLGKEKIKTLHA